In Sparus aurata chromosome 3, fSpaAur1.1, whole genome shotgun sequence, the following are encoded in one genomic region:
- the LOC115579343 gene encoding glutathione S-transferase A-like has protein sequence MAKDMTLLWGSGSPPCWRVMIALEEKNLQGYNHKMFSFKKMEHKSEEVMKMNPRGQLPAFKHGDKVLNESYAACLYLENQFKSQGNKLIPDCPAELAMMYQRMLEGLTLHQKMIDDITYNWKVPEGEKHDSAVKRIRESLTAEIKLWEGYLQKTSGGFLAGKTFSLADVCVYPTIFTIFRCGLCEERYPKLAAYCNRLKDRPSIKASWPPTWRENPRGEDMLKDI, from the exons ATGGCCAAAGACATGACTCTGCTGTGGGGCTCCGGCTCTCCTCCCTGCTGGAGGGTGATGATCGCTCTGGAGGAGAAGAACCTGCAGGGCTACAAccacaaaatgttttcttttaagaaAATGGAGCACAAGTCTGAGGAAGTTATGAAGATGAACCCCAGGGGACAG CTTCCTGCCTTCAAACATGGAGACAAGGTCCTGAATGAGTCCTACGCTGCCTGCCTGTACCTGGAG AACCAGTTCAAGTCCCAGGGAAACAAGCTGATCCCTGACTGCCCCGCTGAACTGGCAATGATGTACCAGCGCATGTTAGAGGGTCTCACACTCCACCAGAAAATGA TTGACGATATCACCTACAACTGGAAGGtcccagagggagagaaacacgactctgctgtgaagaggatcagagagagtctgactgctGAGATCAAGCTGTGGGAGGGTTACCTGCAGAAG ACTTCAGGTGGTTTTCTGGCTGGAAAGACCTTTTCACTGGCTGATGTGTGCGTTTATCCAACCATCTTTACTATCTTCCGTTGTGG GTTATGCGAGGAGCGTTACCCTAAACTGGCAGCCTACTGTAACCGTCTGAAGGACAGACCCAGCATCAAAGCCAGCTGGCCTCCAACCTGGCGGGAGAACCCAAGGGGTGAAGATATGCTGAAAGACATCTGA
- the LOC115577593 gene encoding glutathione S-transferase A-like has translation MAKDMTLLWGSGSPPCWRVMIALEEKNLKGYNHKLLSFDKKEHKSEEVMKMNPRGQLPAFKHGDKVLNESFAACLYLENQFKSQGNKLIPDCPAELAMMYQRMFEGLTLHQKMIDVIAYSWRVPEEERHDSALKRNRESLTAEIKLWEGYLEKTPGGFLAGKTFSLADVCVYPSICFIFRFGLCEKRYPKLAAYCNRLKDRPSIKASWPPTWLENPQSQDMLKDI, from the exons ATGGCCAAGGACATGACTCTGCTGTGGGGCTCCGGCTCTCCTCCCTGCTGGAGGGTGATGATCGCTCTGGAGGAGAAGAATCTGAAGGGCTACAACCACAAACTGCTCTCCTTTGATAAAAAAGAGCACAAGTCTGAGGAAGTCATGAAGATGAACCCCAGGGGACAG CTTCCTGCCTTCAAACATGGAGACAAGGTCCTGAATGAGTCCTTTGCCGCCTGCCTGTACCTGGAG AACCAGTTCAAGTCCCAGGGAAACAAGCTGATCCCTGACTGCCCCGCTGAACTGGCAATGATGTACCAGCGCATGTTTGAGGGTCTCACACTTCACCAGAAAATGA ttgATGTCATCGCCTACAGCTGGAGGGTcccagaggaagagagacacgACTCTGCTTTgaagaggaacagagagagtctgactgctGAGATCAAGCTGTGGGAGGGTTACCTGGAGAAG ACTCCTGGTGGTTTCCTGGCTGGAAAGACCTTTTCACTGGCTGATGTGTGCGTTTATCCAAGCATCTGTTTTATCTTCCGTTTTGG GTTATGCGAGAAGCGTTACCCTAAACTGGCAGCCTACTGTAACCGTCTGAAGGACAGACCCAGCATCAAAGCCAGCTGGCCCCCAACCTGGCTGGAGAACCCACAGAGTCAAGATATGCTGAAAGACATCTGA
- the LOC115578350 gene encoding coagulation factor XI-like, whose translation MGIYLILLGLLSICSLSLSQDCKTQHEVDVDFPGTDITSVYSPDADHCQQLCTQHPSCLFFTFIRGNWTRDNRHFYCYLKSTTTGEPRVRTPLLGVTSGYSLKPCSPDLKPCLSQVYQNVDFFGADYRTFFTADYEECQRACTQDSGCQFFTFTNEDIQMESIRFKCHLKFSWTIPRPSVKSLRNVVSGFSLKIQMGQQSDTVCQGKLFPRTDIPGGDIMMLPAASPQHCQALCSAHPLCTFFSFVRNGFSCQLKRDETYLVIRYNDGITSGLPAHFCQLDNNWVKVAHENVDFGGSDIRYVLLDDADTCQRTCTEDALCQFYSYVTAQFTDPAYRRRCYLKRSITMPAPPKVAKLTNAVSGFTLRNCGSTPSHV comes from the exons ATGGGgatatatttgattttgttgggTCTGCTCTCCATCTGCAGCCTCTCCCTCAGTCAAG ATTGTAAAACACAGCATGAGGTGGATGTGGATTTTCCGGGAACGGACATAACATCTGTCTACTCTCCTGACGCTGATCACTGTCAGCAGCTTTGTACCCAGCACCCGTCCTGTCTGTTCTTTACCTTCATCCGGGGTAACTGGACCAGAGATAACAG GCACTTTTACTGCTACCTCAAGTCCACCACAACTGGAGAGCCCAGAGTTCGGACTCCACTGCTGGGTGTCACCTCTGGATATTCTCTCAAGCCCTGCAGCCCTGACCTAA AGCCTTGTCTGTCTCAGGTGTATCAGAATGTGGACTTCTTTGGGGCAGACTACCGGAcgtttttcacagcagactATGAGGAGTGTCAGAGAGCCTGCACACAGGACTCTGGCTGCCAATTCTTTACTTTTACGAATGAGGACATTCAAATGGAGAGCATCAG GTTCAAGTGCCACCTCAAATTCAGCTGGACGATACCAAGGCCTTCTGTTAAATCATTGCGGAATGTGGTATCTGGATTCTCTCTCAAGATACAAATGGGTCAACAATCGGacacag TGTGTCAGGGCAAGCTGTTCCCACGCACTGACATCCCAGGAGGCGACATCATGATGCtgcctgctgcctctcctcaACACTGTCAGGCTTTGTGTTCCGCTCATCCACTGTGCACCTTCTTCTCATTTGTCAG AAATGGGTTCAGTTGTCAGCTGAAGAGAGATGAAACTTACCTGGTGATCAGATATAATGATGGAATCACATCTGGGCTGCCGGCACATTTCTGTCAGCTGGATAACA ACTGGGTAAAGGTGGCTCATGAAAACGTAGACTTCGGTGGTTCTGACATTCGCTATGTGCTGCTGGACGATGCTGACACATGTCAGAGGACCTGTACTGAGGATGCTCTCTGCCAGTTCTACAGCTACGTcacagcacaattcactgaccCTGCTTACAG GCGCCGCTGCTACCTCAAGCGGTCCATCACCATGCCTGCTCCTCCTAAAGTGGCCAAACTGACCAACGCGGTGTCCGGATTCACCCTGAGGAACTGTGGATCAACACCATCACATGTTTAa